Proteins encoded by one window of Candidatus Acidulodesulfobacterium acidiphilum:
- a CDS encoding tetratricopeptide repeat protein, translating into MKKNKEENNLDFENLAKQVEIFKESFDGYLKSLNSCGYNYNIAEIQKEAEKKIEAGALKRNESNSELSIMLFETLLSNYYLTVIQALKKLSKHDKQNLPALIETYADLFRAAPKTKYRNHIIPHLFNLCNFLYEIKEAESLTFFYNLLIYAREIPVITNNIEDKPEDDAEYRFDNDLGNESESKDDLFAEFRREKSKRDEAAFDPKLFDKAYDKFFLILSGWKEKINGYYTKDEICFMNGLFIMDELADCIDLKTEEKNARKSPDIKAADAVKLNGIGDGHSESGLFRKIENIRGGENFSESKGAKNMYGYVYGEEMRGKIYELYDKALRYFQRAMAYNPNNPRYPYEYARCLKNSGKSEEAEIFFKKAFDLNVI; encoded by the coding sequence ATGAAAAAAAATAAAGAAGAAAATAATCTGGATTTTGAAAATCTTGCTAAACAAGTAGAAATATTCAAGGAATCGTTCGACGGCTATTTAAAAAGTCTGAACTCTTGCGGTTATAATTATAATATTGCCGAAATACAAAAGGAAGCTGAAAAAAAAATAGAAGCCGGCGCCTTAAAAAGAAACGAATCAAACAGCGAATTAAGCATTATGCTTTTTGAAACGCTTTTATCCAATTATTATCTGACTGTTATTCAGGCTCTTAAAAAACTTTCTAAGCACGATAAGCAAAATTTACCTGCTTTGATAGAAACATATGCGGATCTTTTCCGCGCCGCGCCCAAAACAAAATATAGGAATCATATAATTCCCCATCTGTTTAATTTATGCAACTTTTTATACGAAATTAAAGAGGCGGAATCTTTAACTTTTTTTTATAATCTGCTTATATATGCAAGGGAAATTCCCGTTATAACAAACAATATAGAGGATAAACCGGAAGACGATGCGGAATATCGATTTGATAACGATTTAGGAAACGAATCGGAAAGCAAAGACGACCTTTTTGCGGAATTCAGACGGGAAAAGTCGAAAAGAGACGAAGCCGCTTTCGACCCTAAACTTTTCGATAAAGCATACGATAAGTTTTTTTTAATACTTTCGGGATGGAAAGAAAAAATTAACGGATACTATACTAAAGACGAAATCTGCTTTATGAACGGACTTTTTATTATGGACGAACTTGCCGACTGCATCGATTTAAAAACGGAAGAGAAAAACGCCCGAAAATCCCCTGATATAAAAGCCGCTGACGCAGTTAAATTAAACGGCATCGGCGACGGACATTCCGAATCGGGGCTGTTTCGCAAAATAGAAAATATACGCGGCGGCGAAAACTTTTCGGAATCTAAAGGCGCTAAAAACATGTACGGCTATGTTTACGGCGAAGAAATGAGAGGAAAAATATACGAACTGTACGATAAAGCGCTGAGGTATTTTCAGCGCGCCATGGCTTACAACCCCAATAACCCCAGGTACCCTTACGAATATGCAAGATGCCTAAAAAATTCCGGTAAATCCGAGGAAGCCGAAATATTTTTCAAAAAAGCATTCGATTTAAACGTTATATAA
- a CDS encoding FMN-binding protein translates to MLNEKIIEILKHEGPATFATYGTDGIHLAATWNSYIEVLQNDTLLIPAGHLNKTQRNVEAGSEVQMILASKDVVGLQGGGAGFLLKGKAKFEGEGANFDKIKSHFDWARSVMIFNVKEVTELV, encoded by the coding sequence ATGCTGAACGAAAAAATAATCGAAATTTTAAAACATGAAGGACCTGCGACTTTTGCAACATACGGTACCGACGGAATACATCTTGCCGCTACGTGGAACAGCTATATAGAAGTTCTGCAGAACGATACGCTTTTAATACCGGCCGGACATTTAAATAAAACACAGAGAAACGTCGAGGCGGGAAGCGAAGTGCAGATGATTTTAGCTTCAAAAGACGTCGTCGGCCTGCAGGGCGGGGGTGCCGGTTTTTTATTAAAAGGCAAAGCAAAATTTGAAGGAGAAGGCGCAAATTTCGATAAAATCAAATCTCATTTCGACTGGGCAAGATCGGTTATGATTTTTAACGTAAAAGAAGTTACGGAATTAGTTTAA
- a CDS encoding aldehyde dehydrogenase family protein: MLKNYPLFINGKWIEKKETYEVINPFNGETVALLSKPDESDVEAAVSSAEKGFHKMRSLHTYERFEILEKTGDVLKRNAKEIAHYISLEVGKAYKYSLIETQRVVNIFKYAAEEAKRIHGETVPMDVVKGFEDRLSFYLRVPVGIIGAITPFNFPVNLPAHKIAPAIAAGNSVVFKPSINGSITAYFLVQAMLEAGLPEHALNLLYGDKDTGEAIVTNDKIRMISFTGSPKVGREIMAKGGLKKYTMELGSNSALIVDKTANIIEAARKAVIGAFYNSGQVCISLQRIYVHQDIESEFLEHFIKETKKLKIGDPLDESTDIGPVINSESKQRIIGWVEEAVKEGAKIELGGDFNGNIMNPTIFSGVTDKMKISCLEVFAPIVSTVPFKDIQDAVRMVNDSIYGLQAGIYTNDIKNALYFIKHIDTGGVLINDIPTARADHQPYGGVKESGIGREGVKYALEEMTELKFISFA, translated from the coding sequence ATGTTAAAAAATTATCCTCTTTTTATAAACGGCAAATGGATTGAAAAAAAAGAAACTTATGAAGTGATTAATCCTTTTAACGGCGAAACGGTTGCGCTTTTGAGCAAACCCGACGAGTCCGACGTCGAAGCGGCGGTTTCTTCCGCAGAAAAAGGATTTCACAAGATGAGAAGCCTTCATACATACGAAAGATTCGAGATATTAGAAAAGACGGGGGATGTTTTGAAACGCAACGCTAAAGAGATTGCGCATTATATTTCTTTGGAAGTAGGAAAGGCTTATAAATATTCTCTTATAGAAACTCAAAGGGTAGTCAATATTTTTAAATACGCCGCCGAAGAAGCAAAAAGGATACACGGCGAAACCGTACCTATGGACGTAGTCAAGGGGTTTGAAGACAGACTGTCTTTTTATTTAAGGGTTCCGGTCGGCATTATAGGCGCTATTACGCCGTTTAATTTTCCGGTCAATCTCCCTGCCCATAAAATAGCTCCTGCTATAGCCGCAGGAAACAGCGTCGTGTTCAAGCCTTCTATAAACGGTTCTATAACCGCATATTTTCTGGTACAGGCTATGCTTGAAGCCGGACTGCCGGAACATGCGCTGAACCTGCTTTACGGCGATAAAGACACCGGAGAAGCTATCGTAACTAACGATAAAATCCGCATGATAAGTTTTACCGGAAGTCCGAAAGTCGGCAGGGAAATAATGGCTAAAGGCGGCCTTAAAAAATATACCATGGAACTTGGAAGCAATTCCGCCCTTATAGTCGATAAAACCGCCAATATTATAGAAGCCGCAAGAAAAGCGGTAATCGGCGCTTTTTATAATTCCGGACAGGTCTGCATATCGCTTCAAAGGATTTACGTGCATCAGGATATAGAAAGCGAGTTTTTGGAACATTTTATTAAAGAAACCAAAAAATTAAAAATAGGCGACCCGCTCGACGAATCTACCGACATCGGTCCGGTTATAAATTCCGAATCAAAACAGAGAATTATAGGCTGGGTGGAAGAAGCAGTCAAAGAAGGCGCAAAAATAGAACTCGGCGGCGACTTTAACGGAAATATAATGAACCCTACCATATTTTCGGGCGTTACCGATAAGATGAAAATATCCTGTCTCGAAGTTTTTGCCCCTATAGTTTCGACTGTTCCTTTTAAAGATATTCAGGATGCCGTCCGTATGGTAAACGACTCAATTTACGGACTTCAGGCCGGCATATATACCAATGATATTAAAAATGCCCTATATTTCATAAAACATATCGATACCGGAGGCGTTTTAATAAACGACATTCCGACTGCGAGAGCCGACCACCAGCCTTACGGCGGCGTAAAAGAGTCCGGCATAGGGAGGGAAGGCGTAAAATATGCTCTCGAGGAAATGACCGAACTTAAATTTATAAGTTTTGCCTGA
- a CDS encoding EAL domain-containing protein, with protein sequence MLLKSSDERDKLEIIKSFYKALADASEAIYYAETERELFDKVSKAVVECGLFSAVWIGSPGRNLLFKYFAAYGPGIDALKHIKISIKDTPENQTLAARTWRQEKILYDNNQIEDPLRKHFSDFLKKYKWLSAATFPVFKSGKIYAVLAAVSDRTGLFDKDTVNLLERIVKLMESAIDKIQLHAIENKFEKFKKYAEKKVGHAARYDALTDLPNYETFESEINRQIEKGRRFGGNVAVIILDLDDLKTVNDFYGTTTGDKVLKIIAERLLKFAKDRYTKDSFYVSRLGGDEFGISLFYKDSDEDIYAIAKDILKEINLPYVSDGLKIDLKASIGVTKVADLNSKKAEPDTLIRMAGQAMYKSKAMGKNMVNFFSSDEELGMVEYYQKLRNIEKALKAKEFVMYYQPKVNLKTGKIFGFESLIRWIDNKGNVISPAEFIPLAETSETIVDIGDYVIKETVKQMNIWAEAGKEWQVSINVSARQLRKYDFLEKLEKVLKKYPSVKPELIQLEITETAALENIAHVKEIIKKSSESDITFSMDDFGSGYSSLLYFKELNVKVIKIDISFVKNMLENAEDTLIIESIISLARIFGREVIAEGAETADHCIILNMLGCSNIQGYYTGRPVPADKVINWTQNYKLPDDLVQWKDITLNIEDFPVALAYTQHNDWINKVLELNKGADISINKDKVKNWKECPFGIWYYGTGVKYGHIKEYKEIGRVHKNLHELAYKNLVLTLNGKYEESEPLIGEISKTREKLRGLLFNLAKIIAKR encoded by the coding sequence ATGCTTCTCAAAAGCTCTGATGAGCGGGATAAATTAGAAATTATTAAATCTTTTTACAAGGCGCTTGCGGATGCTTCCGAGGCGATTTATTATGCCGAAACCGAACGGGAACTGTTTGATAAAGTTTCAAAGGCGGTGGTGGAATGCGGACTTTTCAGCGCCGTATGGATCGGTTCTCCCGGCAGGAATTTGCTTTTTAAATATTTTGCCGCATACGGTCCCGGCATAGATGCATTAAAACATATTAAAATCAGCATTAAAGATACTCCCGAAAACCAGACTTTGGCGGCAAGGACGTGGAGGCAGGAGAAAATACTTTACGATAATAACCAGATTGAAGATCCGCTAAGGAAACATTTTTCAGATTTTTTAAAAAAATATAAATGGCTTTCGGCGGCTACTTTTCCTGTTTTTAAGAGCGGTAAAATATACGCCGTTCTTGCCGCCGTATCGGACAGAACAGGTTTATTCGATAAAGATACCGTAAACCTTCTTGAAAGAATAGTAAAATTAATGGAAAGCGCTATAGATAAGATACAACTGCATGCTATAGAAAATAAATTCGAGAAGTTTAAAAAGTACGCCGAAAAAAAAGTTGGACATGCCGCGAGATACGATGCGCTCACAGACCTTCCTAATTACGAAACGTTTGAGTCCGAGATTAACAGGCAGATAGAAAAAGGGCGGCGCTTCGGCGGAAACGTCGCGGTAATTATTTTAGATTTGGACGACCTTAAAACGGTTAACGATTTTTACGGAACGACGACCGGAGACAAGGTTTTAAAAATTATTGCCGAAAGGCTTTTAAAATTTGCAAAAGACAGATATACCAAAGATTCTTTTTATGTTTCGAGGCTTGGAGGCGACGAATTCGGCATTTCTTTGTTTTATAAAGATTCCGACGAAGATATTTACGCTATAGCGAAAGATATACTTAAAGAAATTAACCTTCCTTATGTTTCGGACGGCTTAAAAATAGACTTAAAAGCAAGCATAGGCGTTACTAAGGTGGCAGATTTAAATTCCAAAAAAGCCGAACCGGATACTTTGATAAGAATGGCGGGACAGGCTATGTATAAATCCAAGGCTATGGGAAAAAATATGGTAAATTTTTTCAGCAGCGACGAAGAGCTTGGAATGGTCGAATATTATCAGAAACTGCGCAATATAGAAAAAGCGCTTAAAGCAAAAGAATTCGTCATGTACTATCAGCCCAAGGTCAATTTAAAAACCGGTAAAATATTCGGTTTTGAATCATTAATAAGATGGATAGATAATAAAGGCAACGTTATTTCTCCGGCAGAATTTATACCCTTAGCCGAAACTTCGGAAACTATCGTCGATATAGGCGATTACGTTATCAAGGAAACGGTTAAGCAGATGAATATTTGGGCTGAAGCAGGCAAAGAATGGCAGGTCTCTATTAACGTTTCGGCCAGACAGCTTCGAAAATACGATTTTTTAGAAAAACTGGAAAAAGTTTTAAAAAAATACCCATCGGTGAAACCGGAACTTATTCAATTAGAAATAACCGAAACGGCGGCGTTAGAAAATATTGCGCACGTTAAGGAGATTATTAAAAAAAGCTCGGAATCGGACATAACTTTTTCGATGGACGATTTCGGAAGCGGCTATTCGTCGCTCCTGTATTTTAAAGAACTTAACGTAAAAGTCATTAAAATAGATATTTCATTCGTAAAAAATATGCTTGAAAATGCCGAAGATACCTTAATTATAGAAAGCATAATAAGCCTTGCCCGCATATTCGGCAGGGAAGTAATAGCAGAAGGAGCGGAAACTGCCGACCACTGCATAATATTAAATATGCTGGGATGTTCTAATATTCAGGGGTATTATACAGGCAGGCCTGTCCCAGCCGATAAAGTAATAAATTGGACGCAGAATTATAAACTGCCCGACGATCTTGTCCAGTGGAAAGATATAACTCTTAATATAGAAGATTTTCCGGTAGCCCTTGCATATACCCAGCATAACGACTGGATTAACAAAGTTTTAGAACTTAACAAAGGAGCGGATATATCTATAAATAAAGATAAAGTAAAAAACTGGAAAGAATGTCCTTTCGGCATATGGTATTACGGAACGGGAGTTAAATACGGACACATTAAAGAGTATAAAGAGATAGGTAGAGTTCATAAAAACCTTCATGAGCTTGCATATAAAAATCTTGTTTTGACGCTTAATGGAAAATATGAAGAATCAGAACCTTTAATCGGCGAGATAAGCAAAACGCGCGAAAAACTTAGAGGGTTATTGTTTAATTTAGCCAAAATTATAGCTAAACGTTAG
- the queC gene encoding 7-cyano-7-deazaguanine synthase QueC: MNINDNKHNGGYKNKKAVVLFSGGLDSTTTLKIAIDEGFEPVPVTFFYNQRHETEIEHAKNIINFFGLKKHIIVNLDFSGIKGSALIDKNIKVPKNRIKAERTSDNIEKNDIPATYVPARNTIFLSYALAAAEVEKASDIFIGANYIDYSGYPDCRPEYLASFENMANLATKAGVTGEISFKINAPLLRLTKKDIILKAVEIGAPLNLTHSCYDPIEGLACGVCDSCILRKRGFEEAGINDPTQYFNRRH, from the coding sequence ATGAACATTAACGATAATAAACATAACGGCGGTTATAAAAATAAAAAAGCCGTAGTACTTTTCAGCGGCGGTTTAGATTCGACTACTACTCTTAAAATTGCCATAGACGAAGGATTTGAGCCTGTTCCGGTTACTTTTTTTTATAATCAGAGACACGAAACTGAAATAGAACACGCTAAAAATATAATAAACTTTTTCGGTTTAAAAAAGCATATTATCGTAAACCTCGATTTTAGCGGCATTAAAGGTTCAGCTTTAATTGATAAAAATATAAAAGTGCCTAAAAACAGAATAAAAGCGGAAAGAACTTCCGATAATATAGAAAAAAACGATATTCCCGCAACTTACGTTCCCGCAAGAAATACTATTTTTTTGTCTTATGCCCTTGCCGCAGCGGAAGTCGAAAAGGCGTCGGATATTTTTATCGGAGCTAATTATATAGACTACAGCGGATATCCCGACTGCAGGCCCGAATATTTAGCTTCATTTGAAAACATGGCTAATTTAGCTACTAAAGCAGGCGTAACAGGCGAGATAAGTTTTAAAATAAACGCTCCGCTTTTAAGGTTAACCAAAAAAGATATTATATTAAAAGCTGTTGAGATAGGAGCGCCGCTTAATCTTACCCATAGTTGTTACGACCCTATAGAAGGTTTGGCATGTGGGGTTTGCGATTCCTGCATTTTAAGAAAGCGCGGATTTGAAGAAGCAGGAATTAACGACCCGACGCAATATTTCAATCGCAGACATTGA